AAATAATCATTGCCTAAATGGAGTGAGTCGAGCTTTGTTTTATATTCAATAATACATTCACATTCCTATTGATAGATACCTCCATACAAAAGCCTGATCGCTGAGACTTGTGATCAGGCTCTACTTTATTTTCTTACAACTCATCAGAACGTTAACCAATCTGATAAAACCCACATACGACTTAAATCGATATCAAAATCACATTTAGCTACTTTCAGCGACAGTGAGATCAAGTAGAATAAATTAAATTTTTTAAATCGAGTGAATGACGGATGGATACTTTAGCTACAGCAAAAACACGTTATGCCACAAAAGCTTATGATGCAGAAAAAAAGATCCCCCAAGCCCAGTTTGAGAAACTGTTAGAAGTATTACGTTTTAGCCCTTCCTCAGTCAATATTCAACCGTGGCACTTCTTGGTTGCAGAATCTGACGAGGCAAAGCAGCGTATCGCATCGGCATTGACAGGCAATTATGTGTATAACGCAGCCAAAGTTCTCAACTCTTCACATACGCTTGTATTTTGTACCCGTACAGATATTTCAGCTGAATACCTAGAGCAACTCTTACAACAAGATGATCTCAGTGGTCGCTTTAAAGATGAAGCAGCCAAACAAGGCCAACGAGATACCCGTCATGGCTATGTTGAATTCTATCGCAATGAACTCAAAAATCTTCCCGCATGGATGGAAAACCAGACCTATCTTGCACTCGGACAATTATTGTTTGCAGCAGGCTTAGAAGGCATTGATGCGACTCCAATGGAAGGATTTGACCGAACACTGATTGATCAAGAATTCGGATTAACTGAAAAAGGGCTAAAAGCCTCTGTAGTTGTTGCTTTAGGTTATCGCAGTGAAACAGACTTCAATGCCAAATTGCCTAAATCACGACTCCCAGATGAAGTGGTTTTTACTCGTCTATAACAGCATTGCTTGAATCAACGCCCTAATAATGACCAATTACACCTTATTATTAGGGCTTAACATTACGCATTCGTATTGATTTGAGATTGACTTAAAACAGTCTGGTCTAATTCTTCAAAGAAGGCCTTCAGATCATCGGCCTGAATAAAATCTGCTTTAAACAGCATTGATGTCTGAACATCATCAATCCCACAATAGGCAAAAATACCTTCTACGATTTGTTTATGAATCGCTTGTGTATAACCATGCCGATCGTATCCAGATTGCGTTCCTGTTGCCGTCCCTATCAATTTGACTGGAATATTTTTTAGAATCCCCAATAGATTCCCCTGTTCATCGTATTTATAGGCCCAGTCCTGACTAAATACACGTTCAATCCAGCCCTTTAAGAAAGCAGGAACTGACCACCAATACACAGGAAAAATAAAATAGACAATATCTGCACGATCAAAGCGCGCTTGTTCAAATTGAACATCGGCATCCAAAGCTTGACGACCACGATAAGCTTCAATATCAGAAAGCGTCATCACAGCTTGAAAGCCTTCCTTATATAAATCAGCAATTTCTACTGAAATTCCCTTTTCTGTTAAATCACGGAAAATATGCTGTGCAATCTGATGAGAAAGTGATCGTGTATCTGGATGTGTTATGACAATCAAAGCATGCTGGAGTTTATTTGAATTAGACATAGATCAATTCCGAATAAATGATTCACACAAGTTACCAATAGTAACTTATACTGTCAACTCAGTTCTTGATGCCTGTATTTAGGTCGCTGAATAATCTTGTAAAATAACTAAAAGTGAATTTTCCATCACCTGTTGTGCAGTCAGTGCATCAATTTGATTTTTACTTGCTGCTGTCGATACCGTTTCAATCAGACCCATGATCGCGATCACGATCGCCTCACCCTCTTTTCCATCCAATTGAATAAATGGACGCATGCTTTGTTTAAAAATTTCTGTGAATTTTTGCTGACATTGCTGAAAATAGTTTTGCAAGATATCACTACCAGACAAAGCAGCAATCACCAATCCAACCTCTGGACCCGTTGAAATAAAACAACTTAAATAGGCTTCGCAAAAAATATGAATAGTTTGCTGTAAGGTTTTTGCTTCGGCAGCTAAAGACCGATTAAGCTCAGCAGTCTGTTTATGATCAAACTCTTGATAAATCGAAATCAATAAACCTTCACGGTCGATAAAGTGTCGATATGTAATTGGCTTAGTAATACCAGCTTGCTCTGCTAAATATCCCAGAGTTAGGGCTTCTACACCCTGAGTGCGAATAATTGAACGGGCCACCTGCAACAACTGTTGTCTACGCTCTTCTTTACTCAGTCTCTTACTAGTCATAATTTTACTTCCATCAAATTTAACCAAGTCGCTTTACATCATTGCTTTGGCTAAACACAGGACAGCAACCACACCACAGATCAATCCAATCCATGTATAGGCTTTTAAGCGTTCTTTAAATACTACTACGCCACTAAGCACGCCAAGTACCACGACAAGAATATTCATACCAGCAAAAACAATCGCTGGGGTTTCTTTAAACATCATATGGGCCTTGACATATAAAGCGATATTGGCGAAATTTAGCACACCCAAAAACAAACCCATAAAAATGTTTTTAGGCTGCCAGTTCGGCTGAGTAATTGCGATATACGCAATCGAAAAAACGAAAGCCACAATAAATGTTAAATTCAGTGTGACTGCGAACTGCAAACCTAAGCTACTGCTATATTTGAGTAGTACATCAACTGCAGCATAACCGGCCCAGACACTCAACAAAAACAAGGCTGATTTTAAATTTATGCCTTTACTTGCTTGCTCTGTGGCCTGTCCAATAATGATCGCTAAAATCGCAATAATCCCGAGTGCTACACCTATTAATTTTAACTGGCTAAACTGTTCGCCAAAAATAAAATAGGCCGCTAATAACGACAGTATCACGGCTAAGCGTTGCGCAATTTCAGTTTTGAGGATGCCTGCAAATTGCAAAGATTTGGCTAAACATAAAAATATACTGGGCAATAACACCGCAAGAATAAGGATCAACCACCATGGGGTATTATTTAAAGATATATGCGTGATATCAGGTTTAAACCAATAAAAACATAAAAGACTGGCGCTCAAATAATTCCACGCGATCATTTGAAAAACATCAAATCCTTTCGCTTTCAAATATTTCAGCAAGATCGAGACAAGTACACTACAACATGCCGCAGCAACAATCATTTCCATAATATTTATTCTAGCTTTTTAAAGACAAAAAAATGCCAGTCTACGCAGAGACTGGCATTTGATTAAAGATCATTGATCAATTAACGATTATTTTCGTCTTCTTGACCATCTTCAAATTTAGTTTCGCCGTCGAAGCCACCTTGATGACCAAAGCCACCTTGACCACCGAAGCCACCTTGACCACCGAAGCCACCACCTTGACCGCCGAAGCCACCTTGACCGCCGAAGCCACCTTGACCACCGAAACCACCTTGACCACCGAAGCCGCCACCTTGACCACCAAAGCCACCTTGACCACCGAAGCCACCAGTAGAACCTTGACCGCCAAAGCCGCCTGCTGCACCTTGAGCTGGGAAGCCACCTGCAGCACCTTGAGCACCAGCTGGGCGTGGATTACGCGCAGGAACAACTGTAGAAATTGCGTGTTTATAAACCATTTGACTTACAGTGTTTTTTAATAAAACAACATATTGGTCAAATGACTCAATATGACCCTGCAATTTGATACCGTTTACAAGGAAAATAGAAACTGGAATACGTTCTTTACGGAGAGAATTTAAGAACGGATCTTGTAAAGTTTGACCTTTAGACATTTTTAACTCCAAAAAATTTTTAAATCAGCGCAAAAAACTATCTTTATTTTTCAACTAAAAATTATAAAAGACAGCCTGCGAATTTTGCTTTATCCAAAGAAGTTTCGCAAGTCTTCTTTCGCCTGCTTTATCGTCACGTAAGTTTTAAAATCGTGTAATTCTTGCAAAGAACGTAACCATGTGTATTGACGTTTGGCTAATTGCCTCGTCGCAAAAGGGCTTTATTCTCCATTTCTAGTTTATTTTCGAGACTTAAATCACTTTTTAATAAAAAATCCAAT
The DNA window shown above is from Acinetobacter colistiniresistens and carries:
- the nfsB gene encoding oxygen-insensitive NAD(P)H nitroreductase translates to MDTLATAKTRYATKAYDAEKKIPQAQFEKLLEVLRFSPSSVNIQPWHFLVAESDEAKQRIASALTGNYVYNAAKVLNSSHTLVFCTRTDISAEYLEQLLQQDDLSGRFKDEAAKQGQRDTRHGYVEFYRNELKNLPAWMENQTYLALGQLLFAAGLEGIDATPMEGFDRTLIDQEFGLTEKGLKASVVVALGYRSETDFNAKLPKSRLPDEVVFTRL
- a CDS encoding NAD(P)H-dependent oxidoreductase codes for the protein MSNSNKLQHALIVITHPDTRSLSHQIAQHIFRDLTEKGISVEIADLYKEGFQAVMTLSDIEAYRGRQALDADVQFEQARFDRADIVYFIFPVYWWSVPAFLKGWIERVFSQDWAYKYDEQGNLLGILKNIPVKLIGTATGTQSGYDRHGYTQAIHKQIVEGIFAYCGIDDVQTSMLFKADFIQADDLKAFFEELDQTVLSQSQINTNA
- a CDS encoding TetR/AcrR family transcriptional regulator, with translation MTSKRLSKEERRQQLLQVARSIIRTQGVEALTLGYLAEQAGITKPITYRHFIDREGLLISIYQEFDHKQTAELNRSLAAEAKTLQQTIHIFCEAYLSCFISTGPEVGLVIAALSGSDILQNYFQQCQQKFTEIFKQSMRPFIQLDGKEGEAIVIAIMGLIETVSTAASKNQIDALTAQQVMENSLLVILQDYSAT
- a CDS encoding EamA family transporter, which translates into the protein MEMIVAAACCSVLVSILLKYLKAKGFDVFQMIAWNYLSASLLCFYWFKPDITHISLNNTPWWLILILAVLLPSIFLCLAKSLQFAGILKTEIAQRLAVILSLLAAYFIFGEQFSQLKLIGVALGIIAILAIIIGQATEQASKGINLKSALFLLSVWAGYAAVDVLLKYSSSLGLQFAVTLNLTFIVAFVFSIAYIAITQPNWQPKNIFMGLFLGVLNFANIALYVKAHMMFKETPAIVFAGMNILVVVLGVLSGVVVFKERLKAYTWIGLICGVVAVLCLAKAMM
- the hfq gene encoding RNA chaperone Hfq gives rise to the protein MSKGQTLQDPFLNSLRKERIPVSIFLVNGIKLQGHIESFDQYVVLLKNTVSQMVYKHAISTVVPARNPRPAGAQGAAGGFPAQGAAGGFGGQGSTGGFGGQGGFGGQGGGFGGQGGFGGQGGFGGQGGFGGQGGGFGGQGGFGGQGGFGHQGGFDGETKFEDGQEDENNR